The DNA region CTCCGCCGGCCGTCGCTCGACGACGTGTTCCTCACCCTGATCGGCAAGACCGCTGCGGTGCGCGAACCGCAGCCGGCGTGAGCGGGAGAACGACATGGCACTGGACATGGAGCAGCTGAAACCCGATGAGAGCGGGGCCCGTTCGGCGGAGAGCCTGATCAACCAGGACTTCGTACGGGATCCGCACCCCACCTACGCGTGGATGCGCGAGGAGGGCCCCGTCAAGCTCCGGCAGCAGAGCGGCTCGGTGCTGTGGATGCTCACCCGGTACGAGGACGCCCGCGCGGCCCTCGCCGAGCCGAAGCTGCACAAGGACCCGCGCGGCTTCCCCAACCCGGCGGGCGGCACGGGCATGGGGCCGGAGGAGCCCGGCATGGAGCTGCTCTCGCGGCACATGCTCAACAGCGACCCGCCCGACCACACCCGGCTGCGCAAGCTCACCACCAAGGCGTTCACCGCCCGCCCGACGGAGATGTTCCGGCCCAGGATCGAGGAGCTCGCCGCGGGGCTGCTGGACGGCTTCGAGGCGGGCGCGAAGATCGACATCGTGGACGACTACGCGATGCCGCTCTCCACCCGGGTGATCTGCGAACTCATCGGCATCCCGGCCGCGGACGGCGAGATCTTCCGCGACTGGTACACCACGATGACCGGGATCCACGCACCCGAACAGGTCGCCGAGGCCCGGCAGTCGCTGATCAGCTACCTGGGCGCACTGATCGCCGACAAGCGGTCCCACCCCGCCGACGACCTGATCAGCAATCTGCTCCAGGCCCGGGACGCCGACGACCTGCTCTCCGAGACCGAGGTCATGTCGATGGTGTTCCTGCTGCTGGGGGCGGGCCACGAGACCGCGATCAGCTTCATGGGCACCGCGATGCTCTCCCTGCTCTCCGAACCGGACCAACTGGCCGCGCTCCAGAACGATCTGTCGCTGCTGCCCGGCGCCGTCGAGGAGCTGCTGCGCTTCGAGAGCCCGATCAACGTGGCGACGTTCCGCTACGCGGTCGAACCCGTGGAGATCGGCGGGGTGACCATTCCGGCCGGCGACTCGGTGTTCGTCTCCATCGGCGCGCTCAACCGGGATCCCTCCCGGTTCGCGGAGCCCGACCGGCTGGAGATCACCCGCCCGGCCACCGGCCACCTGGCCTTCGGCCACGGGCTGCACCACTGCCTGGGCGCGCCGCTCGCCCGGGTCGAGGGCGCGGTCGCCATCGGCCAGTTGATCACCAGGTTCCCGAAGCTGTCGCTCGCCGTCGGACGCGACGAGCTCCGCTGGCGGTTCAGCCTGATGCTGCGCTGCCTGGAATCGCTGCCGGTCGTGCTGTGACCGAGCGGCTGCGAACGCCCGCGCCGCAGTTGCAAGGGCCGCCGCAGGGCGCCGCGGACGTGACGTACCACCGGCTGATGTCGATGCTCGCCCGGTCCTCCGCCCAGTACCGGATCATCGACCATCCGCCGGAGGGCCGGACCGACCTGGCCAGTGAACTGCGCGGCCACCGGCTGGAGTCGGCCGCCAAGTGCATGGTGGTCCAGGTGCGCATGAGCCACGGCGAGGACCACCATGTCCTCGCCGTGGTCCCCGGCCACCGCCGGGTGGACCTGCGCAGGATCAGGAAACTGTACGGGGGCAGCGACGCCACGCTCGGCGACCGGGACGAGGCCGAACGCCTCACCGGCTGCCGGAGCGGCTGCATCATCCCCTTCTCGTTCGACGAAGCGCTTCCGCTGGTGGTCGACGCCGACCTGCTGACGAACGAGGAGATCTACTTCAACGCGGCCCGGCTCGACCGGTCGATCGCCCTGCGGACCACGGACTACGTCACACTGGGCCGCCCACGCGTGGCCACCGTCGCCAAGTAACCTGAGGGCCTCTCACCGGCCGGGACGCACCAGCCGGTGCTCGTACGCGAAGATCACCACATGGACCCGGTCGCGCATGCCGAGCTTCGAGAGCAGCCGGCCGACATGGGTCTTCACCGTGCCCTCGGAGAGGAACAGCTCCTTCGCGATGGCCGCGTTGGAGGCCCCGCGGGCGATCAGCAGCAGCACCTCGCGCTCGCGGTCGGTGAGCGCGGCCAGCGGATCGGGACCGGACCCCGGCGTCGGCAGGTCCGGGGCCACCTCGGCCAGCAGCCGCCGGGTGGTGGTCGGGGAGATCACCGCGTCGCCGCGGTGCACGGTACGGATCGCGGACAGCAGGTCCTCGGCCGGTGCGTCCTTGACCAGGAACCCGCTCGCCCCGGCCT from Streptomyces sp. NBC_01591 includes:
- a CDS encoding cytochrome P450 family protein, whose product is MALDMEQLKPDESGARSAESLINQDFVRDPHPTYAWMREEGPVKLRQQSGSVLWMLTRYEDARAALAEPKLHKDPRGFPNPAGGTGMGPEEPGMELLSRHMLNSDPPDHTRLRKLTTKAFTARPTEMFRPRIEELAAGLLDGFEAGAKIDIVDDYAMPLSTRVICELIGIPAADGEIFRDWYTTMTGIHAPEQVAEARQSLISYLGALIADKRSHPADDLISNLLQARDADDLLSETEVMSMVFLLLGAGHETAISFMGTAMLSLLSEPDQLAALQNDLSLLPGAVEELLRFESPINVATFRYAVEPVEIGGVTIPAGDSVFVSIGALNRDPSRFAEPDRLEITRPATGHLAFGHGLHHCLGAPLARVEGAVAIGQLITRFPKLSLAVGRDELRWRFSLMLRCLESLPVVL
- a CDS encoding YbaK/EbsC family protein, which produces MTERLRTPAPQLQGPPQGAADVTYHRLMSMLARSSAQYRIIDHPPEGRTDLASELRGHRLESAAKCMVVQVRMSHGEDHHVLAVVPGHRRVDLRRIRKLYGGSDATLGDRDEAERLTGCRSGCIIPFSFDEALPLVVDADLLTNEEIYFNAARLDRSIALRTTDYVTLGRPRVATVAK
- a CDS encoding response regulator transcription factor; this translates as MTIRVFFVDDQAMVRAGFVMVVEAQDDMTVVGEAGDGAEALERLEVTAADVVLMDVRMPRMDGVEATRRLLTRPDPPKVIVLTTFDVDEHAFAALQAGASGFLVKDAPAEDLLSAIRTVHRGDAVISPTTTRRLLAEVAPDLPTPGSGPDPLAALTDREREVLLLIARGASNAAIAKELFLSEGTVKTHVGRLLSKLGMRDRVHVVIFAYEHRLVRPGR